A region from the Hydrogenimonas sp. genome encodes:
- a CDS encoding arsenate reductase: MKVYGIKNCDSVRKAVRFLRDRNIDFEMVDFKVNPVGCDTIERWLRQIPVEALFNSRGTSYRRLGLKKLDLDDDQKREWLCRENMLIKRPVIECDDGDIVVGYDEELYKDLFNGQCDT; encoded by the coding sequence ATGAAGGTCTACGGCATAAAAAACTGCGACTCGGTAAGAAAAGCGGTCAGATTTTTGAGAGACCGTAACATCGATTTCGAAATGGTCGATTTTAAAGTGAATCCAGTCGGATGCGACACAATAGAGCGCTGGCTTCGGCAGATTCCCGTAGAGGCCCTCTTCAATAGCCGCGGAACATCATACCGCAGGCTCGGATTGAAGAAGCTAGACCTAGACGACGATCAGAAACGGGAGTGGCTCTGCAGGGAGAATATGTTGATAAAACGGCCGGTAATCGAGTGTGACGACGGGGATATCGTCGTTGGATATGACGAAGAACTCTACAAGGATCTTTTCAATGGGCAATGTGACACTTGA
- a CDS encoding membrane protein, with protein sequence MEEKQDDLDNLIIQSKKPSGPKKILLAAAILLLVLILIILVTKSFVGSDNRASSSVILPPEPVAKEAAPPKEPLFEQVPIEEDKSGTGKIDQVIERAKQSASKESEPAVQKPEESRTVQQEPKQPVESLVKAEPEPKPAPAPKTAKTKAATGGYYIQVGAFFRYPPDKKFLDSIRRENLNYIIVEGKKSGKPYKKVLVGPYQSRSAAKKDLERVKKRINQNAYITEKK encoded by the coding sequence ATGGAAGAGAAACAAGACGATCTTGACAATTTGATCATACAGTCCAAAAAGCCGTCCGGTCCGAAAAAGATACTTCTCGCCGCTGCGATTTTACTGCTTGTGCTCATTTTGATCATACTTGTTACGAAAAGCTTTGTAGGTAGTGACAACAGAGCGAGCTCATCGGTGATTCTGCCGCCTGAACCTGTTGCCAAAGAGGCTGCACCGCCAAAGGAGCCGCTGTTTGAGCAGGTCCCGATAGAGGAGGATAAGAGCGGAACGGGAAAAATCGACCAGGTTATCGAGAGAGCGAAGCAGAGTGCGTCGAAAGAGAGCGAGCCTGCCGTACAGAAACCTGAAGAGAGCAGGACAGTACAGCAAGAGCCGAAACAGCCCGTAGAGAGTCTTGTCAAGGCTGAGCCCGAGCCTAAACCGGCCCCTGCACCGAAAACCGCCAAAACGAAAGCCGCAACAGGCGGTTACTATATCCAGGTCGGCGCCTTTTTCCGGTATCCTCCCGACAAAAAGTTCCTAGACTCTATAAGGAGAGAGAACCTGAACTATATCATAGTAGAGGGTAAAAAGAGCGGAAAACCGTACAAGAAGGTGTTGGTAGGTCCCTACCAGAGCAGGAGTGCCGCGAAAAAAGATCTGGAACGCGTAAAAAAGCGTATAAACCAGAATGCCTATATAACCGAAAAAAAGTAG
- a CDS encoding 2-keto-3-deoxy-D-arabino-heptulosonate-7-phosphate synthase II: MSRWSRSSWREFPIKQQPDYKDLDSVKRVEEELKGFPPLIFAEEARSLQSKLEKVSAGEAFLLQGGDCAESFNAFNADTIKNLFKVMMQMAVVMTYSSGKPVVKVGRIAGQFAKPRSSDTEAKGEIELPSYRGDIVNEADFAPEAREARPEKLIKAYYQSAATLNLLRAFSRGGMADLTKVHNWNLDFVKDRALGKRYEELAEKITQAMQFIAACGITPENTPQLHETVLYTSHEALLLGYEEALTRVDSLTGKWYDCSAHMLWIGDRTRDLGGAHIEFFRGINNPIGVKVGPSMKEDELIALIEKLNPQNIPGRLTLIVRMGADKIADLFPPLLRRVKAEGKSVVWSCDPMHGNTFKTENGFKTREFNNILSEVRQFFQIHGAEGTVAGGIHLEMTGEDVTECTGSQSCNITVDALGNRYHTQCDPRLNASQALEMAFMISEFFKD; encoded by the coding sequence ATGAGCAGATGGAGCAGATCAAGCTGGAGAGAGTTTCCGATCAAACAGCAGCCAGACTATAAAGATTTGGATAGCGTAAAAAGAGTCGAAGAGGAGCTGAAGGGATTTCCCCCGCTGATCTTCGCGGAGGAGGCAAGAAGCCTTCAGAGCAAGCTCGAAAAGGTGAGTGCCGGAGAAGCGTTTCTGCTTCAGGGCGGTGATTGTGCCGAGAGCTTCAACGCCTTCAATGCCGATACTATAAAAAATCTCTTCAAAGTGATGATGCAGATGGCCGTCGTCATGACATACTCCAGCGGCAAGCCCGTAGTCAAAGTAGGCCGCATAGCAGGCCAGTTCGCAAAGCCGAGAAGCTCCGATACGGAAGCGAAAGGGGAGATCGAGCTGCCAAGCTACAGGGGAGATATCGTAAACGAGGCGGACTTCGCCCCGGAGGCTAGAGAGGCCAGGCCGGAAAAGCTGATCAAAGCCTACTACCAGTCCGCAGCGACACTGAACCTGCTTCGCGCATTCTCCCGCGGAGGAATGGCAGACCTTACAAAAGTACACAACTGGAACCTGGACTTCGTCAAAGACAGGGCTCTGGGAAAGCGCTACGAAGAGCTTGCGGAGAAGATAACGCAGGCTATGCAGTTCATAGCAGCCTGCGGCATTACCCCGGAGAATACTCCACAGCTTCACGAAACAGTTCTATACACTTCGCACGAAGCCCTGCTTCTGGGCTATGAAGAGGCTCTGACACGTGTAGACTCCCTGACAGGCAAATGGTACGACTGCTCGGCGCATATGCTCTGGATTGGAGACAGAACACGCGATCTTGGCGGTGCCCACATAGAGTTCTTCAGGGGAATAAACAACCCGATAGGCGTAAAAGTGGGACCGAGTATGAAAGAGGATGAGCTCATCGCACTGATAGAGAAACTGAACCCCCAAAATATTCCGGGCCGCCTGACTCTCATCGTGCGTATGGGAGCCGATAAGATCGCCGATCTATTCCCGCCGCTGCTCAGACGTGTAAAAGCGGAGGGGAAAAGTGTCGTATGGAGCTGCGATCCGATGCACGGCAACACCTTCAAAACCGAAAACGGATTCAAGACAAGAGAGTTCAACAACATCCTTTCGGAGGTCAGGCAGTTCTTCCAGATCCACGGCGCCGAAGGGACCGTTGCCGGAGGAATCCACCTGGAGATGACCGGTGAAGATGTCACCGAATGTACCGGCAGCCAAAGCTGCAACATAACCGTCGACGCTCTCGGCAACCGCTATCACACCCAGTGCGATCCTCGACTCAACGCGAGCCAGGCGCTGGAGATGGCATTCATGATATCCGAGTTTTTCAAGGATTGA
- a CDS encoding putative integral membrane protein, producing MEMNWFDIVTGSLIVLIGIKGIFNGLIKELAGLVGIVLGVWLASLFASEFGKWLGASFLHIDSESALTMIGFLVLLALIWTGCIIAGVIIAKLVSLSGLGMADRVLGLLFASAKVFIIIAVIVYALSNIDLIRKNTRSFTDSSLLYPLFIKAGDTIVHIDTDSLAEKAGTVGKSTKETIQNGVEVVKKRLEPQDTKETDEKE from the coding sequence ATGGAGATGAACTGGTTCGATATAGTAACAGGCTCCCTGATCGTTCTGATAGGGATAAAAGGGATTTTCAACGGTCTGATAAAAGAGCTTGCCGGTCTCGTAGGGATAGTTCTGGGGGTATGGCTCGCTTCACTCTTCGCGTCCGAGTTCGGAAAGTGGCTTGGCGCCTCCTTTTTGCATATCGATTCCGAATCTGCCCTAACGATGATCGGATTTCTGGTTCTGCTGGCGCTTATATGGACAGGCTGTATCATAGCCGGAGTCATCATAGCGAAGCTCGTTTCACTCTCAGGGTTGGGGATGGCCGACAGAGTTCTGGGTCTACTTTTCGCTTCCGCTAAAGTTTTCATCATAATAGCCGTAATTGTCTATGCACTCTCAAATATCGACCTTATCAGAAAAAACACCAGAAGCTTCACTGACTCCAGCCTGCTCTATCCGCTCTTCATAAAAGCAGGCGACACTATCGTCCACATAGACACCGACTCACTTGCCGAAAAGGCCGGTACTGTAGGAAAGAGTACGAAAGAGACAATCCAAAACGGTGTAGAGGTAGTGAAAAAGAGGCTCGAGCCACAGGATACAAAGGAAACGGATGAAAAAGAGTAA
- a CDS encoding aspartyl-tRNA(Asn) amidotransferase subunit C has protein sequence MKFDDDMLQKLEKLSMLRIEDGKREEMIKELEKIVGFVDILGELDTKGLDPSFSTLEGGTPMREDIPKEDPGIRETILKNAPDAKDDYFVVPSIIE, from the coding sequence ATGAAATTTGATGACGATATGCTCCAAAAACTGGAAAAGCTCTCGATGCTCCGGATCGAAGATGGAAAACGCGAAGAGATGATAAAAGAGCTCGAAAAGATTGTAGGCTTCGTTGATATCCTGGGGGAACTCGATACAAAGGGACTGGATCCGTCGTTCAGCACACTTGAAGGCGGTACCCCTATGCGGGAGGATATACCGAAAGAGGATCCCGGGATCAGGGAAACGATTCTCAAAAATGCGCCCGATGCGAAAGATGACTATTTCGTAGTTCCCAGCATTATCGAATAG
- a CDS encoding lysyl-tRNA synthetase, protein MIFDNQYQKQRIEKAEALREMGINPYQNRAVKECTNREFLDRYSYLKESEEKEAVDEICTVAGRIKFLRLMGKAAFAKIEDESGILQIYFSRDDLGDEWFKTVKKMVEVGDIVAATGYPFITRTGELTMHVKRLELVTKAITPLPEKFHGLQDIELRYRRRYLDMIMNPEVKETFLMRSKIVSLIRRFFEDHGFLEVETPMMHPIPGGANARPFITHHNALGVDRYLRIAPELYLKRLVVGGFEAVFEINRNFRNEGMDHTHNPEFTMIEFYWAYHRYEDLMELTERLFEYLFKELGLPAKLPYGDMEIDFSTPFKRIAYKDALVETGGVPESILEDTEAMKRYLKERGIEVEEGLSRGQLWGELFDAFVEDKLINPTFVTHFPIDISPLARRSDDNPEIAERFELFIAGKEIANGFSELNDPLDQYERFKAQAQLKESDDEAMHMDEDYVEALGYGMPPTAGEGIGIDRLVMLLTNRHSIRDVILFPAMRPQKQQSEKEEKKSEEK, encoded by the coding sequence TTGATATTTGACAATCAGTACCAGAAACAGCGCATTGAAAAAGCCGAGGCGCTCAGAGAGATGGGGATCAACCCCTACCAGAACCGTGCCGTAAAAGAGTGCACCAACCGTGAGTTTTTGGATAGGTACAGCTATCTGAAAGAGAGTGAAGAGAAGGAGGCGGTAGACGAGATCTGCACAGTTGCGGGCAGGATCAAGTTCCTCCGGCTCATGGGGAAAGCCGCATTCGCTAAAATCGAAGATGAAAGCGGAATACTGCAGATATACTTCAGCCGTGACGATCTTGGTGACGAGTGGTTCAAGACTGTAAAAAAGATGGTAGAGGTGGGAGACATCGTAGCCGCTACCGGGTACCCCTTCATAACTAGAACGGGGGAATTGACGATGCACGTCAAAAGGCTCGAGCTGGTGACCAAGGCGATAACACCGCTTCCGGAGAAGTTTCACGGCCTGCAGGATATCGAGCTTCGTTACCGCCGGCGTTATCTCGATATGATTATGAATCCGGAGGTAAAAGAGACCTTCCTGATGCGCTCCAAGATCGTCAGTCTGATTCGCCGCTTCTTCGAAGATCACGGCTTTCTTGAAGTGGAAACACCGATGATGCACCCGATCCCCGGAGGTGCGAACGCAAGACCTTTTATAACCCATCACAATGCACTGGGTGTCGACCGCTACCTGAGAATAGCCCCGGAGCTCTACCTCAAAAGATTGGTAGTAGGAGGGTTCGAAGCGGTTTTCGAGATAAACAGAAACTTCAGAAACGAAGGTATGGACCACACCCACAACCCGGAATTCACGATGATAGAGTTCTACTGGGCCTATCACCGTTACGAAGATCTGATGGAGCTTACAGAGAGGCTCTTCGAATATCTCTTCAAAGAGCTCGGTCTTCCAGCAAAACTCCCATACGGCGATATGGAGATAGACTTCTCTACACCGTTCAAGCGGATAGCCTATAAAGACGCTCTTGTAGAGACAGGCGGTGTTCCGGAGTCGATTCTCGAAGATACCGAAGCTATGAAGAGATATCTGAAAGAGAGAGGAATCGAAGTCGAAGAGGGTCTGAGCAGAGGTCAGCTCTGGGGAGAGCTTTTCGACGCATTTGTCGAAGATAAGCTTATAAACCCCACATTCGTGACGCACTTCCCGATAGATATAAGCCCTCTAGCACGAAGAAGTGACGACAACCCTGAAATTGCGGAACGTTTCGAACTCTTCATAGCGGGCAAGGAGATAGCCAACGGCTTCAGCGAGCTAAACGATCCTCTCGATCAGTACGAACGCTTCAAGGCGCAGGCCCAACTCAAAGAGAGTGACGATGAAGCCATGCATATGGATGAAGATTACGTAGAGGCTCTCGGTTACGGGATGCCTCCCACAGCCGGAGAGGGAATCGGGATCGACAGACTCGTAATGCTGCTTACAAACAGGCACAGCATACGGGATGTCATCCTCTTTCCGGCGATGAGACCGCAAAAACAGCAGAGTGAAAAAGAAGAAAAAAAGAGTGAGGAAAAATAA
- a CDS encoding serine hydroxymethyltransferase: MTVLQQNDPIVYEIIEKELQRQTDHLEMIASENFTFPEVMEAQGSVFTNKYAEGYPYKRYYGGCEYADAVEQLAIDRAKLLFGCEYANVQPHSGSQANGGVYAALLKAGDKILGMDLSHGGHLTHGAKVSFSGKNYQSFTYGVELDGRIDYDRVADIAQIVKPKLIVCGASAYAREIDFAKFREIADSVGALLLADVAHIAGLVVAGEHPHPFPHCDVVTTTTHKTLRGPRGGLIMTNDEDLAKKINSAIFPGIQGGPLVHVIAAKAVGFAKNLDESWKVYARQVKANASILAEILMKRGYNVVSGGTDNHLVLVSFLDKDFSGKDADAALGRAGITVNKNTVPGETRSPFVTSGIRIGSPALTARGMKEPEFEEIANAICDVLDDIGNENREAEIKERMTKLARRFVIYDRPTY, encoded by the coding sequence ATGACAGTTTTACAGCAGAATGACCCTATCGTATATGAGATTATAGAGAAAGAGTTGCAACGCCAGACCGACCATCTCGAGATGATCGCGAGTGAGAACTTCACGTTTCCGGAGGTAATGGAGGCTCAGGGAAGCGTCTTTACGAACAAGTATGCGGAAGGCTATCCGTATAAACGCTACTACGGCGGATGTGAATATGCCGACGCCGTGGAACAGCTGGCTATAGACAGGGCCAAACTTCTTTTCGGATGTGAATATGCCAACGTTCAGCCCCATTCGGGCAGCCAGGCCAACGGAGGGGTATACGCCGCCCTGCTCAAAGCGGGAGATAAGATACTGGGTATGGACCTCAGTCACGGCGGCCATCTCACACACGGGGCCAAGGTTAGCTTCTCAGGCAAAAACTATCAGAGCTTCACCTACGGCGTAGAGCTTGACGGACGTATCGACTATGACCGCGTTGCCGATATTGCACAGATCGTCAAACCAAAACTGATCGTCTGCGGAGCTAGCGCTTACGCAAGAGAGATCGACTTCGCAAAATTCCGAGAGATTGCCGACAGCGTAGGTGCACTTCTCCTGGCCGATGTCGCACACATCGCAGGACTGGTTGTAGCAGGCGAGCACCCCCACCCCTTCCCCCACTGCGATGTCGTAACCACTACCACACACAAAACACTGCGCGGACCCAGGGGCGGACTCATCATGACGAACGACGAAGATCTCGCCAAAAAGATAAACAGCGCCATATTCCCGGGAATACAGGGCGGACCGCTTGTCCATGTAATCGCGGCGAAAGCGGTCGGTTTCGCCAAGAACCTCGACGAATCATGGAAAGTCTACGCAAGACAGGTCAAGGCAAACGCTTCTATCCTGGCCGAGATTTTGATGAAAAGAGGATACAATGTGGTGAGCGGAGGAACCGACAACCATCTTGTACTGGTCTCGTTCCTGGACAAGGACTTCAGCGGCAAGGATGCTGACGCGGCACTCGGCAGGGCCGGCATCACCGTCAACAAGAACACGGTTCCGGGGGAGACCAGGAGCCCATTCGTCACCAGCGGTATCCGCATAGGGTCACCGGCACTCACGGCAAGAGGAATGAAAGAGCCAGAGTTCGAGGAGATCGCCAATGCGATATGTGACGTTCTCGACGACATAGGGAACGAAAATAGAGAGGCAGAGATAAAAGAGCGGATGACAAAGCTCGCAAGACGTTTTGTCATCTATGACAGGCCGACATATTGA
- a CDS encoding diguanylate cyclase (GGDEF domain) with PAS/PAC sensor: protein MPSTEKITDVVKKSCEEIKESIKGEDIEKNDAAEVIKNVIETFFTQLRKSGYSVYLDEYLEYEHEKKSKKCIDLAKESIYSFKESNTNLKNIAESHTIEIESIVDNSTEIDIPRFKSRIEAFQNDLMEELQRANELIKSLESEIEELQKQSNIDPLTKLYNRKALEIDAKELLKHSNERNLNMALLMIDADDFKKVNDTFGHLAGDKVLILLAKLFKLSIREYDRAYRYGGEEFLIIFNRTGKEETRRVAERIMNAVRNNKLIYKGKVIRITLSMGLTAHQKGDTLESMIERADAAVYQAKNEGKDRLVVR, encoded by the coding sequence ATGCCATCCACGGAAAAGATCACAGACGTAGTAAAAAAGAGCTGTGAAGAGATCAAAGAGTCTATAAAGGGTGAAGATATCGAAAAGAACGATGCAGCCGAAGTTATCAAAAATGTTATAGAAACCTTCTTCACCCAGCTGAGAAAGTCCGGATACTCCGTATATCTGGATGAATATCTCGAATATGAGCATGAGAAGAAGTCGAAAAAATGTATCGATCTGGCGAAAGAGAGCATCTACTCCTTCAAGGAGTCAAATACAAACCTCAAAAATATCGCCGAAAGCCATACAATCGAGATAGAGAGCATTGTAGATAACAGCACTGAGATAGATATCCCAAGATTCAAGAGCCGCATCGAAGCTTTTCAGAACGATCTTATGGAGGAGTTGCAGCGCGCAAATGAACTCATCAAGTCCCTGGAGAGCGAGATAGAAGAGTTGCAGAAGCAGTCAAACATAGATCCGCTTACAAAACTCTACAACCGCAAAGCGCTGGAGATAGATGCCAAAGAGCTACTCAAGCACTCGAATGAGAGAAATCTGAACATGGCACTCCTTATGATAGACGCAGACGACTTCAAAAAGGTCAACGACACATTCGGTCATCTCGCCGGTGACAAAGTCCTGATACTGCTGGCGAAACTCTTCAAGCTATCCATCAGGGAGTATGACAGAGCCTACAGGTATGGAGGAGAGGAGTTCCTCATCATATTCAACAGGACCGGGAAAGAAGAGACAAGGAGAGTTGCGGAACGAATCATGAACGCGGTCAGAAACAACAAACTTATATACAAAGGGAAAGTGATCAGAATCACCCTGAGTATGGGACTCACCGCCCACCAGAAAGGTGATACTCTGGAAAGCATGATAGAGAGGGCGGATGCAGCGGTCTATCAGGCCAAAAACGAGGGAAAAGACAGGCTGGTGGTGCGCTGA
- a CDS encoding ferric uptake regulation protein FUR, with translation MKKSNEVATSPLISYDTLLERFKHLLRSSNLKFTKQRETILRILYRHTGHFTPEELYRLIKSEEPDLKTGIATIYRTLSLLEGAGIVTSISFGTQGEKYELGVKAHHDHIICTNCGKILEFYDEAIEKRQEKIAKEFGFIMEDHSMKIFGICPECQNIELNEKGKED, from the coding sequence ATGAAAAAGAGTAACGAAGTTGCTACATCTCCCCTCATCTCCTACGACACACTTCTTGAGCGCTTCAAACATCTTCTGCGCTCAAGCAATCTCAAGTTCACCAAACAGCGTGAAACAATTTTGCGAATACTTTACAGGCACACCGGGCACTTCACACCCGAAGAGCTGTACCGTCTCATAAAAAGTGAAGAGCCTGATCTGAAAACCGGTATAGCGACGATATACAGGACCCTCTCTCTTCTCGAAGGTGCGGGAATAGTCACCTCTATCTCCTTTGGCACGCAGGGGGAAAAGTATGAGCTGGGCGTCAAAGCCCATCACGACCATATTATCTGTACAAATTGTGGTAAAATTCTGGAATTTTACGACGAGGCGATAGAGAAGAGACAGGAGAAGATAGCAAAGGAGTTCGGCTTCATCATGGAAGACCACTCGATGAAAATCTTCGGTATCTGCCCGGAGTGTCAAAATATAGAACTTAACGAAAAGGGAAAAGAAGATTGA
- a CDS encoding twitching motility protein PilT — protein sequence MGNVTLDIRKLLKNVVAYKASDLHLVSRSEPQIRIDGRLVPLNLPKLDGEAIEEMCYSIITEKQKKSFEEHKELDFAIQIPEVGRFRANYYRTMDDVAAAFRVIPTQIPSIDDLEAPQIYKKLIQREKGLILVTGPTGSGKSTTLAAMLNEINMTERKHIITVEDPIEFVHENKQSLFSHRNIGTDTDSFAHALKYALREDPDVILIGEMRDKETIAAALTAAETGHLVFGTLHTNSAAQTINRIIDVFSGDEQPQVRAQLSTSLVAVISQALLPKVGGGRVAVPEILITNPAIANLIREDKVHQIYSQMQLGQGESGMQTQTQVMVKLVQGHIIDKNEALRYSTRPDELIKAIQYMS from the coding sequence ATGGGCAATGTGACACTTGATATAAGAAAACTTCTGAAAAATGTCGTAGCGTACAAAGCGAGCGACCTCCACCTCGTAAGCAGGAGTGAACCGCAAATCAGGATAGACGGGCGCCTGGTACCTCTGAACCTTCCGAAGCTCGACGGTGAGGCGATCGAAGAGATGTGCTACTCGATAATTACGGAGAAGCAGAAGAAGAGCTTCGAAGAGCACAAAGAGCTCGACTTCGCCATCCAGATTCCGGAGGTGGGGCGTTTCCGAGCCAACTACTACAGGACGATGGACGACGTTGCCGCAGCATTTCGCGTCATCCCTACCCAGATTCCCAGTATCGACGACCTGGAAGCTCCGCAGATATATAAAAAACTGATTCAGCGCGAAAAGGGGCTGATCCTCGTGACCGGACCCACAGGGAGCGGAAAGTCAACGACACTCGCGGCGATGCTAAACGAAATAAACATGACCGAGCGCAAACATATAATCACGGTGGAAGATCCTATTGAATTTGTCCATGAGAACAAGCAGTCGCTCTTCTCCCACAGAAACATAGGGACGGACACAGACTCTTTCGCCCATGCACTGAAATACGCCCTGCGTGAAGACCCTGACGTGATCCTGATCGGTGAGATGCGCGACAAAGAGACGATAGCCGCGGCACTCACGGCGGCGGAAACGGGCCACCTGGTATTCGGAACGCTTCATACCAACTCCGCCGCACAGACGATAAACCGTATCATCGACGTATTCAGCGGTGATGAGCAGCCACAGGTCAGGGCGCAGCTCTCCACATCGCTGGTCGCCGTCATATCGCAGGCGCTGCTGCCGAAAGTGGGCGGCGGCCGTGTCGCGGTACCGGAGATCCTGATAACCAACCCGGCAATCGCAAATCTAATCCGAGAAGACAAAGTTCACCAGATCTACAGCCAGATGCAGCTGGGCCAGGGGGAGAGCGGCATGCAGACGCAGACGCAGGTGATGGTAAAACTTGTCCAGGGACATATCATCGACAAGAACGAAGCGTTGAGATACTCCACGCGCCCCGATGAGCTGATTAAAGCCATTCAGTACATGAGCTGA
- a CDS encoding anthranilate synthase, aminase component: MVFIKKILFDQFAPPALYAKVREHFKNDITMLFESVGGNEEGNFSFIFIGAKERLRYRNNRTTYIDELGNIHEPDADPFTFLKEYYSNVDKDLYIKKRLETGLGFIDGFIGYIGYDMVKVFEPVLKPCMDSLADRDNIPDLDMVRPRLVLAFSHKTSELSLIATDEPTAETFDSLIEIIESPYSYLDMIPIEKSGGAAFAFDEERFHDMVNRSKEMIRSGDVFQILMSNRYCEKAKVDAFSFYRILRSKNPSPYLFLLEYEDFAIAGSSPEVMVRLTDGNILLRPIAGTRKRGKTVDRDRELEEEMLNDPKECAEHIMLVDLGRNDVGRVAKAGTVKVTALMRVERYSHVMHMVSDVEAKIADGKDMFDLFAATFTAGTMTGAPKIRAMELIAEFEGIKRGFYSGSVGYFGFDGNMDSSITIRTALIKPDEIVLQAGAGIVADSIPELEYLEVKNKLAALRSTLDDLRLS, encoded by the coding sequence ATGGTTTTCATAAAGAAGATACTTTTTGACCAGTTCGCACCGCCGGCGCTTTATGCGAAGGTAAGAGAGCACTTCAAAAACGATATAACCATGCTCTTCGAGAGTGTAGGCGGGAACGAAGAGGGAAACTTCAGTTTCATCTTCATAGGTGCGAAAGAGCGGCTTAGATACAGGAACAACAGAACCACTTATATAGATGAACTCGGAAATATTCACGAACCCGATGCCGACCCCTTCACCTTTCTGAAAGAGTACTACTCCAACGTAGACAAAGATCTCTACATCAAAAAACGTCTGGAGACGGGACTAGGATTCATAGACGGTTTCATAGGCTATATCGGCTACGATATGGTAAAGGTTTTCGAGCCGGTTCTGAAGCCTTGCATGGACTCGCTGGCAGACAGAGACAACATACCGGACCTCGACATGGTGCGCCCCAGGCTGGTGCTCGCATTTTCTCACAAAACAAGCGAACTCAGCCTCATAGCCACCGATGAACCGACTGCCGAGACCTTCGACTCGCTCATAGAGATCATCGAATCTCCGTACTCCTACCTCGATATGATCCCGATAGAAAAGAGCGGCGGTGCCGCCTTCGCATTCGACGAAGAGAGATTCCACGATATGGTCAACCGCTCCAAAGAGATGATACGAAGCGGTGACGTCTTCCAGATACTGATGTCGAACCGCTACTGCGAAAAGGCGAAAGTGGACGCCTTCAGCTTCTACCGTATACTACGTTCAAAGAACCCTTCTCCCTACCTTTTTCTGCTCGAATACGAAGATTTCGCAATAGCGGGAAGTTCGCCTGAGGTGATGGTACGCCTCACCGATGGCAACATACTTCTCAGACCGATAGCGGGAACCAGAAAACGCGGCAAGACAGTAGACAGGGACAGAGAGCTCGAAGAGGAGATGCTCAACGACCCGAAAGAGTGCGCGGAGCACATTATGCTCGTAGATCTCGGCCGTAACGATGTAGGGCGTGTCGCAAAAGCTGGAACGGTGAAAGTCACGGCCCTGATGCGCGTGGAGCGCTACTCCCACGTCATGCACATGGTAAGCGACGTAGAGGCAAAGATAGCGGATGGGAAAGATATGTTCGACCTCTTCGCGGCGACATTCACGGCCGGAACCATGACAGGGGCGCCGAAGATACGCGCCATGGAGCTCATAGCCGAGTTCGAAGGGATCAAAAGGGGCTTCTACAGCGGAAGCGTCGGCTACTTCGGTTTCGACGGCAATATGGACAGCTCCATCACGATAAGGACGGCTCTCATCAAGCCTGACGAGATCGTCCTGCAGGCCGGTGCGGGAATCGTTGCCGACAGTATTCCGGAGCTGGAGTATCTTGAGGTCAAAAACAAACTGGCGGCGCTGCGGAGCACACTCGATGACCTTCGGTTATCTTGA